From a region of the Mauremys mutica isolate MM-2020 ecotype Southern chromosome 12, ASM2049712v1, whole genome shotgun sequence genome:
- the LOC123344926 gene encoding protein Bouncer-like produces the protein MGRVLLLCLAVLSFVGIGAALQCLKCDFTIFGIPCHTTTVTCQDNQLCATIRGRAAGHKLIMKKNCVDKGKCHTNDTSTFAGITYSTSYECCNGEFCNSAAGAGAQLSLAAGLAVLGAWLARGL, from the exons ATGGGCAGAGTGCTCCTTCTGTGCCTGGCCGTGCTGAGCTTTGTCGGGATCG GAGCGGCCCTGCAGTGCCTGAAATGCGACTTCACCATATTTGGCATCCCCTGCCACACCACCACCGTCACTTGCCAGGACAACCAGCTCTGCGCCACCATCCGGGGCCGCGCAG CCGGCCACAAGCTGATCATGAAGAAGAACTGCGTTGACAAGGGGAAATGCCACACCAACGACACCTCGACCTTCGCCGGCATCACCTACAGCACCTCCTACGAGTGCTGCAATGGCGAATTCTGCAACTCGGCCGCGGGCGCCGGGGCCCAGCTCTCCCTGGCCGCAGGCCTGGCCGTGCTGGGGGCCTGGCTCGCCCGGGGCCTCTAA